Proteins encoded by one window of Salvia splendens isolate huo1 chromosome 14, SspV2, whole genome shotgun sequence:
- the LOC121765152 gene encoding protein SPIRRIG-like isoform X3, which yields MFGNSSGKKAMKWVSLLKDFKEKVGLSPPPPSAPTTPSPPPPRDRISSNANDLSPTTPDFWSLPSRDKDELELDFKRYWEEFRSSNSEKEKERALTWTVEIFCRLEREHKNVAHLFSILVETHIFSFVVGRAFVTDIDKLKLSSKTRALEAEKVLLYLSEITKDGIAPGANLLHAVEVLVSGPVDKQSFLDSGIFCCLIHVLNALLAPDGGSHLKKSSHSEALSTFTEKNDETRPARKLEVEGSVVHIMKALASHPSAAQSLIEDNSLQLLFNMVANGSLVVFSQFKEGLVPLHAIQLHRHAMQILSLLLANDNGCTAKYIRKYHLIKVLLMAVKDFNPDCGDPAYTMGIVDLLLECAELSYRPEAGGIRLREDIHNAHGYQFLVHFALTLSEYRSGQTFYSITSEDSASSLADEGVEGKSSNEDIGLKNSPHSLSPTLCRLLDVIINFAQIGPSDVSELSGIEASKSSNIKPNGHGKGHTSSSDRPVDDIWKKDEGQVGDLEAVQMLQDIIIKAESTELQTEVLNRIFKIFSGHPENYKLCQQLRTVPLLIQNMAGFPLSLQEIILKVLEYAVTVVNIIPEQELLSLCCLLQQQKSAELNHTILSFLVKLLSFDQQYKKILREFGMMEFLLDDLKQHKFFLGTEQLAGVHGQLERNTSPSSFKKDLDSKGAILSSPKLLESGSGKFPLFEVEGTIAGAWDCLVSLLKKAEANQASFRSANGVSVILPLLASDVHRPGALRVLSCLIIEDAKQAHPEELGAMVEILKSGMVTSDSGSQYTLRDDAKCDAFGTLWRILGVNGSAQRVFGEATGFSLLLTTLHTFQNDGEQKIQPSISLSVKVFTYMMRAVTAGVSGNAVNRMKLHTIVASHTFSDLLCDSGLICVDYERQVIQLFLELAVELVLPPFLTSDAATVTSEMQNETASFPLITPSGSFVPDKERVYNAAAIRVLIRALLLCTPKVQLELLNLIQKLACGSSFNKENLTSVGCVQLLLETIYPFISSASPLVSHSLKIVEVLGAYRLSVPELRILIRYIFQMRVESSGRCLVEMMERLILLEDMGSDDVSLAPFVELDMSKTGHASIQVPLGERSWPPAAGYSFVCWFQFRNLLKSSAKESEAPKAGYSRRRSSSIGQQVLRIFSVGSVENGSTFYAEVLLQDDGLITLATSNTSSLTFSGLEMEEGRWHHLAVVHNKPNALAGLFQASVAYVYVNGKLRHTGKLGYSPSPAGKSLQVNIGTPVACAKANDLSWKLRSCYLFEESLSPGSICFMYILGRGYRGLFQDSNLLQFVPNQACGGGSMAILDSLDTDLSLTATMQKPDSAGKQGITKVDQSGIVWDSDKLGNLSLHLWGKKLIFAFDGTSTEMFRASGTLSMLNLVDPLSVAASPIGGIPRFGRLVGDIYVCKQSVIGDTIRPIGGMAVVLALVEAAETRDMFHMSLTLLACALHQNPQNVRDMQKCRGYHLLALFLQRKMSLFDMHSLEIFFQIAACEASFSEPRKIEAVHNNLSPAGIINESSFEDNTLSKFRDEFSSVRSPRAAHAVRMAKELSVKTEDKNLNDGEEDSCSSHNTFSSLPQEQELSAKTSISVGSFAQGNVSASSDDIPVSPNNVASEKPNIGIVETQYQLVKEDTQAARNFDVEVVEQASLATSGSNEFSFHDKKSTSDPSHQKDLHSTLSSTMLESPVMSEKCNSLISPISSSSPVLALTSWLGSSSRNDLKSQSARSMNSFVSLNDSNHTPDLKPSDHTKPSTNMFAISPMLLLEVDDCGYGGGPCSAGATAVLDLVAEVLADFVTGQMKAASVVETVLENVPQYADAESILVFQGLCLTRLMNFLERRLLRDDEEDEKKLDKTRWSLNLDALSWMIVDRVYMGAFPQPASVLKTLEFLLSMLQLANKDGRIEETIPAGRLLSIGRGSRQLDTYIHALFKNTNRMILFCFLPSFLLTIGEDDLLSRLGLLNEPKKILSVYPSPVEEGVNVFTVLQLLVAHRRIIFSPSNLETDLNCCLCINLISLLHDHRQNVQNEAVDILKYLLVQRRAALEEFLVSKPNQGSSLDVLHGGFDNILTGNLSGFFDWFHSSQSVVNKVLEQCAVIMWVQYITGSAKFAGVRIKDMDSRRKRDMAKKTGDSSKVEHKHWEQVNERRIALELVRDAMATELRVIRQDKYGWVLHAESEWQTHLQQLVHERGIFPISRSSTNEEEPEWYLCPIEGPYRMRKKLERCKLKIDTIENVLNGKFLLGEGELSKEKIEDEDHASDTESDSFFNLLASKPNDESFSSELYDESAFRESEDAGDIAFSGVGWNDDRESSINEASLHSATEFGVKSSAGSTQRAESVPGKSDLGSPRQSSSARIDDVRVAEDKSYKELNDNGEYLIRPYLEPSERIKYKYNCERVVGLDKHDGIFLIGELSLYVIENFYIDDSGCIHEKDSEDDLSVIDQALGVQKDLSICMDSHSKSTMSWSATAKAYVGARAWAYNGGAWGKEKLGSSGNVPHLWHMWKLDSVHELLKRDYQLRPVAIEVFSMDGCNDLLVFHKKEREEVFKNLVAMNLPRNSMLDSTISGSTKQDSNEGSRLFKVMAKSFSKRWQNGEISNFQYIMHLNTLAGRGYSDLTQYPVFPWVLADYESETLNFSDPKTFRKLDKPMGCQSLEGEEEFRKRYDSWDDPEVPKFHYGSHYSSAGIVLFYLLRLPPFSMENQKLQGGQFDHADRLFNSIQDTWLSAAGKGNTSDVKELIPEFFYMPEFLENKFQLDFGEKQSGEKVGEVVLPPWAKGSAREFIRKHREALESDYISEHLHHWIDLIFGYRQRGKAAEDAVNVFYHYTYEGSVDIDSVADPAMKASILAQINHFGQTPKQLFLKPHVKRRTDKRNLPHPLRHSELLVPHEIRKSSSPISQIVNFGDKVLIAGPNNLLKPRTFSKNVAWGFPDRSLRFVTYDQERVLSTHENLHGGNQIQCVGATHDGQSLVTGADDGLVCVWRLGKDGPRVVRRLQLEKALCGHTGKITCLHVSQPYMMIVSGSEDCSVIIWDLSSLVFVRQLPEFPSPVSAIYVNDLTGEILTAAGVMLAVWSINGDCLAVVNTSQLPSDSILSLTGSTFSDCIDKQWYASGHQSGAVKVWKMVHSSSEESSQAKQNTSPGAGLGLGSKVPEYRLILHKVLKSHKFPVTALHLSSDLKQLLSGDSGGHLVSWTLPEESLRSLMNHG from the exons ATGTTTGGAAATTCGAGTGGAAAGAAAGCGATGAAATGGGTATCATTGCTTAAAGACTTCAAGGAAAAAGTTGGTCTTTCCCCGCCTCCGCCATCGGCCCCAACAACTCCGTCTCCGCCGCCCCCGAGAGATAGAATCAGCAGCAATGCTAACGATTTGTCGCCGACCACCCCTGACTTTTGGTCATTGCCTTCAAG AGACAAAGATGAACTGGAATTGGATTTCAAGAGATACTGGGAAGAGTTCCGTTCCTCCAATTCTGAAAAG GAGAAGGAGAGGGCCTTGACTTGGACTGTAGAAATTTTTTGTAGATTAGAGAGAGAACACAAAAATGTCGCCCATTTATTTTCCAT ATTGGTAGAGACACACATTTTTTCGTTTGTTGTGGGAAGGGCTTTTGTTACTGATATAGACAAGCTGAAGCTTAGCAGTAAAACAAGAGCGTTGGAAGCTGAGAAAGTTTTATTATATCTCTCAGAAATTACAAAG GATGGCATTGCACCTGGTGCAAATCTATTACATGCAGTGGAAGTCCTTGTATCGGGG CCAGTTGATAAACAATCATTTCTTGATTCTGGGATCTTTTGCTGTCTTATTCATGTCCTAAATGCTCTTCTTGCTCCTGATGGTGGCAGTCATTTGAAAAAGTCAAGTCACAGTGAAGCCTTGTCAACATTTActgaaaaaaatgatgaaacCAGACCTGCTCGCAAGCTTGAG GTTGAAGGCAGTGTTGTACATATTATGAAAGCATTGGCTAGCCATCCTTCTGCCGCTCAAAGTCTGATAGAAGATAACTCACTTCAATTACTGTTTAACATGGTTGCCAATGGTTCTTTGGTGGTGTTCTCTCAATTCAAAGAAGGTCTAGTTCCTTTGCATGCCATTCAGCTTCACAGACATGCCATGCAG ATCCTCAGTCTTCTTTTGGCCAATGACAATGGTTGCACTGCCAAGTACATACGCAAGTATCACCTG ATTAAAGTTCTTCTGATGGCTGTAAAGGATTTCAACCCTGATTGTGGGGATCCGGCCTACACTATGGGCATTGTAGACTTGCTTCTTGAATGTGCTGAATTATCTTACAGACCTG AGGCTGGTGGTATCAGACTCAGAGAGGATATTCACAATGCTCATGGTTACCAGTTCCTGGTTCATTTTGCCTTGACTCTGTCAGAATACAGATCTGGCCAGACTTTCTACTCCATTACATCTGAAGATTCAGCCAGTTCACTTGCAGATGAGGGAGTGGAGGGGAAGAGCTCAAACGAAGATATAGGATTAAAGAACTCGCCGCACAGTCTCTCACCAACGCTTTGTAGACTCCTTGATGTCATTATTAACTTCGCCCAGATAGGCCCCTCAGATGTTTCAGAATTATCTGGAATAGAAGCTTCAAAAAGTTCTAATATAAAGCCGAATGGGCATGGCAAAGGCCATACATCATCTAGTGATAGACCAGTGGATGACATTTGGAAGAAGGATGAAGGCCAAGTAGGTGATTTAGAAGCCGTACAAATGCTGCAGGACATTATAATTAAAGCAGAAAGTACAGAACTGCAGACCGAAGTATTGAATAGAATTTTTAAGATATTCTCAGGTCATCCTGAAAACTACAAGTTGTGTCAGCAATTGAGAACTGTTCCCCTCTTGATCCAAAATATGGCTGGTTTCCCTTTGTCTCTACAAGAGATAATCTTGAAAGTTCTTGAATATGCTGTTACTGTAGTGAATATCATCCCTGAACAAGAGTTGCTTTCACTTTGCTGCTTATTGCAGCAACAAAAATCTGCTGAATTGAATCATACAATTCTGTCCTTTCTCGTGAAACTCTTATCATTTGATCAACAGTACAAGAAGATCCTTAGAGAATTTGGTATGATGGAGTTTCTATTGGATGATCTGAAGCAGCATAAATTTTTCTTAGGGACTGAGCAGCTAGCTGGCGTCCATGGTCAACTGGAGAGAAATACTAGCCCAAGCAGCTTCAAGAAGGACTTGGATAGCAAGGGTGCAATTCTTTCTTCTCCAAAACTCTTAGAATCTGGTTCTGGGAAATTCCCTCTTTTTGAGGTAGAGGGGACAATTGCTGGTGCTTGGGATTGTTTAGTCTCGTTGCTAAAGAAAGCAGAAGCTAATCAAGCATCATTTCGTTCTGCTAATGGGGTCTCTGTTATACTTCCTCTTTTGGCCTCTGATGTACACCGCCCTGGTGCCCTGAGAGTATTGTCATGTTTGATTATTGAGGATGCTAAACAG GCTCATCCGGAAGAATTGGGCGCTATGgttgaaattttgaaaagtgGAATGGTTACAAGTGATTCGGGATCTCAATACACACTTCGAGATGATGCAAAATGTGATGCTTTTGGAACATTATGGCGCATATTAGGAGTTAATGGCTCCGCTCAGAGGGTTTTTGGTGAAGCAACTGGGTTTTCTCTTTTATTgaccacacttcacacatttcaaaaTGACGGTGAACAGAAAATCCAGCCATCGATATCTTTAAGTGTCAAGGTGTTTACATATATGATGCGTGCCGTGACAGCAGGGGTTTCTGGTAATGCAGTGAATCGGATGAAACTACACACAATAGTGGCATCACATACCTTTTCTGATCTTTTATGTGATTCTGGACTCATTTGTGTTGACTATGAACGGCAAGTCATACAATTGTTTCTTGAACTTGCTGTAGAGTTAGTTCTCCCACCATTTTTAACATCAGATGCAGCAACAGTAACTAGCGAGATGCAAAATGAAACAGCTAGTTTTCCTTTGATTACACCATCAGGTTCTTTTGTCCCTGACAAGGAACGTGTGTATAATGCTGCTGCTATCAGAGTGCTCATACGCGCCTTATTGCTGTGCACTCCAAAGGTGCAACTGGAATTGCTTAACCTTATTCAAAAACTTGCTTGTGGCAGCTccttcaacaaagaaaacctcACATCTGTAG GTTGTGTGCAGCTTCTCTTGGAGACAATTTATCCCTTCATTTCAAGTGCTTCTCCTTTGGTTTCTCATTCTTTGAAGATTGTTGAAGTTCTTGGTGCCTATAG GCTATCAGTACCAGAACTTAGAATTCTTATCAGGTATATATTTCAAATGAGAGTAGAAAGTTCTGGTCGTTGTCTCGTTGAAATGATGGAGAGATTAATCCTTCTAGAGGATATGGGCTCAGACGATGTATCTCTTGCACCTTTTGTGGAGTTGGACATGAGCAAGACTGGACATGCTTCCATTCAAGTGCCATTAGGGGAAAGGTCATGGCCTCCGGCTGCTGGTTATTCTTTTGTTTGCTGGTTTCAATTTCGAAATCTTCTAAAATCATCAGCAAAGGAGAGTGAAGCTCCTAAAGCTGGATATTCTAGaaggcgcagctcatcgatagGACAGCAAGTTCTTCGAATATTCTCTGTTGGGTCTGTTGAAAATGGAAGTACTTTTTATGCAGAAGTACTTTTGCAGGATGATGGACTTATAACTCTGGCAACAAGTAACACTTCCTCCTTGACTTTTTCTGGTCTTGAAATGGAAGAGGGTAGGTGGCATCATCTTGCAGTTGTGCATAACAAACCAAATGCTTTGGCTGGTCTGTTCCAAGCTAGTGTAGCTTATGTATATGTTAATGGAAAACTGAGGCACACTGGAAAACTTGGATACTCTCCCTCTCCTGCGGGTAAGTCTCTACAGGTAAATATTGGGACACCAGTTGCCTGTGCAAAGGCTAATGATTTGTCATGGAAACTCAGATCTTGCTACCTTTTTGAAGAGTCACTCTCACCAGGTTCCATATGTTTTATGTACATTCTTGGAAGGGGATACAGAGGACTTTTCCAAGATAGCAACCTATTGCAATTTGTTCCAAATCAGGCATGTGGAGGGGGAAGTATGGCTATCTTAGATTCTTTAGACACAGACTTGTCTTTAACTGCTACCATGCAAAAGCCTGACAGTGCTGGCAAACAAGGCATCACTAAAGTGGATCAAAGTGGAATTGTTTGGGATTCTgataaattgggaaatttatCACTGCATTTGTGGGGTAAAAAACTGATATTTGCATTTGATGGTACAAGTACAGAAATGTTCCGAGCATCCGGAACTTTATCCATGCTCAATCTAGTCGATCCTCTTTCAGTTGCCGCTTCTCCTATAGGGG GGATACCACGCTTTGGCAGACTTGTTGGAGATATATATGTTTGTAAGCAGTCTGTCATAGGTGATACTATACGCCCCATTGGTGGCATGGCTGTTGTACTTGCACTTGTTGAAGCTGCTGAAACAAGGGACATGTTTCACATGTCGTTGACATTGCTTGCATGTGCCCTTCATCAGAATCCTCAGAATGTTAGAGACATGCAGAAGTGCCGGGGATACCACTTGCTGGCTCTTTTTCTTCAGCGCAAAATGTCATTGTTTGACATGCATTCACTTGAGATCTTCTTCCAAATTGCTGCATGTGAGGCTTCATTCTCCGAACCAAGAAAAATTGAAGCGGTGCATAATAACCTCTCACCTGCAGGCATCATTAATGAGTCCAGCTTTGAAGATAATACTTTATCAAAGTTTCGTGATGAATTTTCGTCAGTTAGGTCTCCAAG GGCTGCGCATGCTGTGAGGATGGCCAAGGAACTCTCTGTAAAAACTGAAGACAAGAATTTGAATGATGGTGAAGAGGATAGCTGTAGCTCCCATAATACTTTCTCTAGCTTGCCTCAAGAACAGGAACTTTCGGCAAAGACCTCTATTAGCGTAGGGAGCTTTGCCCAGGGGAATGTTAGTGCTAGTTCAGACGATATTCCTGTTTCCCCAAATAATGTGGCTAGTGAAAAACCAAATATCGGTATCGTAGAAACACAATACCAGCTAGTGAAAGAAGACACACAAGCTGCAAGGAATTTTGATGTTGAAGTAGTTGAGCAGGCATCCCTTGCCACTTCTGGCAGCAATGAGTTCAGTTTTCATGATAAAAAAAGCACATCAGATCCTAGTCATCAAAAGGATTTGCATAGTACTTTGTCTTCCACTATGCTGGAATCTCCTGTCATGTCTGAAAAATGTAATTCTTTGATCTCACcgatctcttcttcttctccagtTTTAGCTTTGACATCTTGGCTTGGGAGTTCCAGTCGAAATGATCTGAAATCCCAGTCTGCGCGATCCATGAATTCTTTTGTATCATTGAATGATAGCAATCATACTCCCGACTTAAAGCCTTCTGATCATACTAAACCTAGTACAAACATGTTTGCGATCAGTCCAATGCTTCTGCTGGAAGTGGATGATTGTGGCTATGGAGGTGGTCCATGTTCCGCTGGTGCCACTGCAGTTTTAGATCTTGTAGCGGAAGTTCTTGCTGATTTTGTCACTGGGCAAATGAAAGCTGCATCAGTTGTTGAGACCGTGCTGGAAAACGTACCTCAATATGCTGACGCTGAATCTATTTTAGTTTTTCAGGGCTTATGCCTTACTAGATTAATGAACTTTCTTGAGAGACGCCTCTTACGTGATGATGAGGAAGATGAGAAGAAGTTAGATAAGACCAGGTGGTCCTTAAACCTGGATGCACTGTCCTGGATGATAGTTGATCGTGTATACATGGGAGCTTTTCCTCAGCCAGCTAGTGTATTGAAGACTCTGGAGTTTTTGTTATCCATGTTGCAGTTGGCAAATAAAGACGGACGGATTGAAGAAACAATTCCAGCGGGCAGGCTCCTTTCTATTGGGAGAGGAAGCAGACAACTTGATACTTACATACATGCTCTCTTTAAGAATACAAATCGTATGATACTGTTCTGTTTCCTTCCATCGTTTTTACTCACCATAGGGGAAGATGATCTTCTTTCACGTCTGGGTCTGCTGAACGAGCCCAAGAAAATATTGTCTGTTTACCCATCACCAGTGGAAGAAGGGGTTAATGTTTTCACCGTGTTGCAGTTACTGGTTGCTCACAGGAGAATAATATTTTCTCCCAGTAATCTTGAGACCGATCTGAATTGTTGTCTCTGTATAAATTTGATATCCCTTCTCCACGATCATAGACAGAATGTCCAAAATGAAGCGGTTGATATTCTCAAGTATCTTTTGGTACAACGAAGGGCTGCACTTGAAGAATTTTTAGTTTCCAAACCTAATCAAGGATCTTCATTGGATGTTTTGCATGGTGGTTTCGATAATATTTTGACTGGAAACTTATCTGGATTTTTTGATTGGTTTCATAGTTCTCAGTCAGTTGTTAATAAAGTGTTGGAACAGTGTGCTGTCATTATGTGGGTGCAATATATTACAGGGTCAGCAAAGTTTGCTGGAGTTAGGATAAAGGACATGGATAGTCGCCGTAAAAGAGATATGGCAAAAAAAACAGGGGACTCATCGAAAGTGGAGCATAAACATTGGGAGCAGGTGAATGAACGGAGAATTGCACTTGAATTGGTTCGTGATGCCATGGCTACTGAGTTGCGTGTTATCCGCCAGGACAAATATGGATGGGTGCTTCATGCTGAAAGCGAGTGGCAAACTCACCTCCAACAACTAGTACATGAGCGAGGAATATTTCCGATCAGCAGATCTTCTACCAATGAGGAGGAGCCTGAGTGGTATCTTTGCCCCATTGAAGGTCCATATAGGATGCGGAAAAAGCTTGAACGGTGTAAACTAAAGATTGATACAATTGAAAATGTTCTGAATGGAAAATTTCTGTTAGGGGAAGGAGAACTGTCCAAGGAGAAAATTGAAGATGAAGATCATGCCTCTGATACTGAATCAGATTCTTTTTTCAATCTATTAGCTTCCAAGCCAAATGATGAATCTTTTAGTTCTGAATTATATGATGAATCAGCTTTCAGAGAATCAGAAGATGCTGGGGATATAGCTTTTTCTGGAGTTGGATGGAATGATGATCGAGAGAGTAGCATAAATGAAGCAAGTCTGCATTCAGCTACTGAATTTGGTGTCAAGTCAAGTGCTGGATCCACTCAAAGAGCTGAAAGTGTTCCAGGAAAGTCTGATTTAGGCTCCCCAAGGCAATCTTCTTCTGCAAGAATCGATGATGTCAGAGTGGCAGAGGATAAATCATATAAAGAACTAAATGATAATGGTGAATACTTGATCAGACCTTATCTAGAACCTTCCGAAAGGATCAAGTATAAGTACAATTGTGAAAGGGTTGTAGGCCTTGACAAACATGATGGCATATTTCTAATAGGAGAACTGTCGCTGTATGTCATTGAGAACTTTTATATTGATGATTCTGGGTGTATACATGAAAAAGATAGTGAAGATGACCTTTCTGTCATTGATCAGGCTTTGGGTGTACAGAAAGACTTATCCATTTGCATGGATTCTCATTCCAAATCCACTATGTCGTGGAGTGCTACTGCAAAAGCCTATGTAGGGGCTAGGGCCTGGGCATACAATGGTGGTGCCTGGGGGAAGGAAAAGCTGGGTAGTAGTGGTAATGTGCCTCATCTTTGGCATATGTGGAAGCTTGATAGTGTCCATGAGCTTCTAAAGCGTGATTATCAGCTGCGGCCGGTTGCTATTGAGGTTTTTAGCATGGATGGTTGCAATGACCTATTGGTTTTCCACAAAAAAGAACGAGAAGAAGTTTTCAAAAATCTGGTGGCCATGAATCTACCTAGGAACAGCAT GTTAGATTCCACAATCTCTGGATCAACAAAACAAGATAGCAACGAAGGTAGCCGTCTTTTCAAGGTTATGGCGAAGTCCTTCTCCAAGAGATGGCAAAATGGAGAAATTAGCAATTTTCAGTACATCATGCATCTTAACACACTTGCTGGCCGTGGATACAGTGATCTTACACAGTATCCTGTGTTTCCGTGGGTGCTGGCAGATTACGAGAGTgaaactcttaatttctcagatCCAAAAACCTTTCGGAAACTTGATAAGCCAATGGGTTGCCAATCATTAGAAGGAGAAGAGGAATTCAGGAAGAG ATACGATAGCTGGGATGATCCAGAGGTCCCCAAATTTCATTATGGTTCTCATTATTCTAGCGCGGGGATAGTTCTCTTCTACCTCCTACGCCTGCCTCCCTTCAGCATGGAGAACCAAAAATTGCAGGGTGGACAATTTGACCATGCTGATCGTCTTTTCAATAGTATACAGGATACATGGTTGAGTGCTGCTGGAAAAGGCAACACTTCTGATGTCAAGGAACTAATTCCGGAGTTCTTCTATATGCCTGAGTTCCTGGAGAACAAGTTCCAGCTAGACTTTGGCGAGAAACAATCAGGCGAGAAG GTTGGCGAAGTTGTCTTGCCTCCATGGGCCAAGGGCAGTGCTAGGGAGTTCATCAGGAAGCATAGGGAAGCTTTGGAGTCCGACTACATTTCAGAGCATCTGCATCACTGGATAGATCTTATTTTTGGATATAGACAGAGAGGGAAA GCTGCTGAAGATGCTGTTAATGTCTTCTACCATTATACATACGAAGGCAGTGTTGACATCGATTCAGTTGCAGATCCTGCTATGAAAGCTTCAATACTAGCACAGATTAATCACTTTGGACAAACACCAAAACAACTCTTCTTGAAGCCCCATGTCAAGAGACGAACAGATAAAAGGAATCTCCCTCACCCACTTCGGCATTCTGAGCTGCTTGTTCCTCATGAGATTCGCAAGAGCTCGTCTCCTATATCCCAAATTGTGAATTTTGGCGACAAGGTTCTCATTGCTGGTCCAAATAATTTGCTAAAACCAAGAACATTTTCTAAAAATGTCGCATGGGGTTTTCCTGATCGGAGCTTGAGATTCGTAACCTATGATCAAGAACGGGTTCTTTCTACTCACGAAAATCTTCATGGGGGTAACCAAATCCAATGTGTTGGTGCAACCCATGATGGTCAAAGTTTGGTTACCGGGGCTGATGATGGCTTGGTCTGCGTTTGGAGACTTGGCAAAGATGGACCTCGTGTAGTTCGACGCCTACAGTTGGAGAAGGCTCTTTGTGGCCATACTGGTAAAATCACCTGCCTTCACGTTAGCCAGCCTTACATGATGATCGTGAGCGGGTCTGAGGATTGTTCGGTAATAATATGGGATCTGAGCTCTTTGGTTTTCGTGAGGCAGCTGCCCGAGTTTCCTTCACCGGTGTCAGCAATCTACGTGAATGATCTGACCGGAGAAATTTTGACTGCAGCAGGCGTGATGCTCGCCGTTTGGAGCATCAATGGCGATTGCCTTGCAGTGGTGAACACCTCACAACTCCCATCCGATTCGATCCTCTCCCTCACAGGTAGCACTTTCTCAGATTGTATAGATAAACAGTGGTATGCATCTGGGCACCAAAGTGGTGCAGTCAAAGTCTGGAAGATGGTTCACTCTTCCAGCGAGGAGTCGAGCCAAGCCAAACAAAATACTAGCCCCGGAGCTGGTCTGGGACTTGGAAGTAAAGTTCCCGAGTATCGGCTAATCCTACACAAGGTGTTGAAGTCCCACAAATTCCCGGTGACGGCCCTTCACCTGTCGAGCGACCTAAAACAGTTATTGAGTGGGGATTCGGGAGGCCACCTTGTTTCATGGACGTTACCAGAGGAGAGCTTGAGATCCTTGATGAACCATGGCTGA